A window of the Mus pahari chromosome 1, PAHARI_EIJ_v1.1, whole genome shotgun sequence genome harbors these coding sequences:
- the LOC110329067 gene encoding ATP synthase subunit f, mitochondrial-like yields MALLMPLKEKKLTEVKLQDLSSWILMLGFTPSGIAGAFWRGYDQYYKYISVRKGRISGINTVLAAYMVFSYCISYKELKYQQVPLKRGHCGGHFTAEHGHLPRSNP; encoded by the coding sequence ATGGCATTGCTCATGCCACTAAAGGAGAAGAAGCTCACAGAGGTTAAACTTCAAGACCTGTCGAGCTGGATATTAATGTTGGGTTTCACCCCCAGTGGTATTGCAGGGGCCTTTTGGAGAGGTTATGACCAGTATTACAAGTACATCAGCGTTCGGAAAGGCAGGATCTCGGGGATTAACACAGTGCTGGCAGCCTACATGGTTTTCAGCTACTGCATTTCTTACAAGGAACTCAAATACCAGCAAGTTCCACTGAAGAGGGGTCACTGTGGAGGGCACTTCACAGCTGAGCATGGCCATCTGCCCCGCTCCAATCCATGA